One window of Nymphaea colorata isolate Beijing-Zhang1983 chromosome 1, ASM883128v2, whole genome shotgun sequence genomic DNA carries:
- the LOC116246442 gene encoding serine/threonine-protein kinase KIPK2-like, which yields MGSVSDISEIEELVSAVHASKKTSSECCISKPGNKAGKQLMSIISRDYAVESKINQLFEALDFENLSKEFGHCQQSAAGPPWKNPSKRPIRGGLSRTSGVSTSESVTLKQALRGLCISQASEMASMKRRLRSDGISNLSDTSTPKRSHGKLVIQAGESIKAGNSIVANTVQGYGTIDAFKMCNTDKTSDKSCSEEISLVPDTGSTRELRWSSTVHKCESTNGIALDASLKPIKTKAKEDGDSKMTVQPWPRRSGPNLLHHRKLVSVSSSLGSPTPGSETDTSKVNHGMKKIVHRTEKHNIKKENLHPGCAPKNPLALDDNGEDTLMATVADKPSVATDGSEEQIVGIEAKSAAAGSSNGLTGVDPPILMNNLVEPYKSMNVGNTYQNGIFRKIESSREKGECSQSSLSSIGEYSSSSGISDESSCSITSCHGNRPHMSKDSRWVAIRHVEMHDGLLSLRHFKLIRRLGCGDIGSVYLAELVGTSCQFALKVMDIEFLVSRKKMLRAQTEREILHMLDHPFLPTLYAHFATDRLLCLVMEYCPGGDLHVLRQKQPGKSFSESAARFYAAEILLALEYLHMLGVIYRDLKPENILVREDGHIMLSDFDLSLRCAVKPTLLDMSSVKLEGARLSESGSEPRCIDPLCLEPAWVQVPCFTPKLMPVAAKSRRTKADPSVHAGPFPQLVVEPTTARSNSFVGTHEYLAPEIIRGDGHGSAVDWWTFGVFLYELLYGRTPFKGAGNQETLANAVAQNLKFPENPNISSHARDLIRGLLSKEPENRLGYDRGAAEIKSHPFFEGLNWALIRCSTPPEMSKATQVALPTVALQKKGKQKSMELKATGEPSEFELF from the exons ATGGGTTCAGTCTCTGATATCTCTGAAATTGAAGAATTGGTGAGCGCTGTTCATGCTTCTAAAAAAACTAGCTCAGAATGCTGCATCTCAAAGCCTGGAAACAAGGCTGGAAAACAGTTGATGTCAATCATATCGCGAGACTATGCAGTTGAAAGCAAAATTAATCAACTATTTGaagctttggattttgaaaatttatcaaAGGAATTTGGCCATTGTCAACAGTCCGCAGCTGGTCCTCCATGGAAAAATCCCTCAAAAAGACCAATCAGAGGTGGACTGTCACGTACATCAGGAGTTAGTACTTCTGAATCAGTTACTTTGAAGCAGGCATTGAGAGGGTTATGCATTTCTCAGGCTTCAGAGATGGCCTCTATGAAAAGGAGGCTAAGATCCGATGGAATATCTAATCTATCTGATACTTCCACCCCTAAGAGGTCACATGGTAAACTTGTTATTCAGGCAGGTGAGTCTATAAAGGCTGGAAATTCTATAGTAGCAAATACTGTTCAGGGCTATGGTACCATAGATGCCTTCAAAATGTGCAATACGGACAAGACATCGGACAAAAGCTGTTCAGAAGAGATCAGCCTTGTTCCAGACACTGGATCTACAAGGGAACTTAGGTGGTCTTCCACTGTACATAAATGTGAGTCTACAAATGGTATTGCACTTGATGCATCATTAAAACCAATTAAAACAAAAGCCAAGGAGGATGGAGATTCAAAAATGACAGTTCAACCTTGGCCCAGGCGATCCGGGCCTAACTTGCTCCACCATCGAAAGCTGGTTTCGGTATCTTCTTCACTTGGCAGTCCCACTCCTGGTTCTGAAACCGATACTTCTAAAGTGAACCATGGTATGAAAAAGATTGTTCACAGGACTGAGAAGCATaatatcaagaaagaaaatctgcacCCAGGTTGTGCACCAAAAAATCCCCTTGCCTTAGATGATAATGGTGAAGACACTCTCATGGCTACAGTTGCAGACAAACCAAGCGTGGCAACTGATGGTTCTGAAGAACAGATTGTTGGTATTGAGGCCAAATCTGCTGCAGCTGGCTCTTCAAATGGTCTTACTGGAGTTGATCCCCCCATCCTCATGAACAATTTGGTCGAGCCTTACAAGTCTATGAATGTTGGTAACACATATCAAAATggtattttcagaaaaattgaAAGCTCTAGAGAAAAGGGAGAGTGTTCTCAGAGCTCCCTGAGCAGTATTGGTGAGTATAGTAGCAGCAGTGGCATCAGTGATGAGAGCAGTTGCAGTATTACGAGCTGTCATGGTAATAGGCCTCATATGTCAAAAGATTCAAGATGGGTAGCTATCCGCCATGTAGAGATGCATGACGGACTTCTTTCACTGAGGCATTTCAAGCTGATTAGGAGGCTTGGTTGTGGAGATATTGGTAGTGTGTACCTTGCAGAACTCGTCGGTACCAGTTGCCAATTTGCTTTGAAGGTTATGGACATTGAATTCTTGGTGAGCAGAAAGAAAATGCTGAGGGCACAGACTGAAAGGGAGATTCTTCATATGCTGgatcatccatttcttcctACACTTTATGCTCATTTTGCCACCGACAGGCTTCTATGCTTGGTGATGGAGTACTGTCCTGGTGGAGATCTTCATGTGCTTCGGCAGAAGCAGCCAGGCAAAAGTTTCTCAGAGTCGGCAGCAAG GTTCTATGCAGCCGAAATCCTTCTTGCATTGGAGTACTTGCACATGCTGGGTGTGATATATCGAGACCTGAAGCCTGAAAATATTCTAGTCAGAGAAGATGGGCACATTATGCTATCCGATTTTGATCTGTCCCTGCGATGTGCAGTAAAACCGACTCTCCTCGACATGTCGTCCGTGAAGTTAGAGGGCGCCAGGCTTTCTGAATCTGGTTCTGAGCCCAGATGCATCGATCCACTCTGTCTGGAGCCAGCTTGGGTCCAGGTTCCATGTTTCACACCTAAGTTGATGCCCGTGGCGGCCAAATCACGGAGAACAAAAGCTGATCCCTCAGTCCATGCTGGCCCTTTTCCCCAACTCGTGGTAGAGCCGACGACTGCAAGATCAAACTCATTTGTGGGAACCCATGAGTACCTCGCACCAGAAATTATCAGAGGAGACGGCCATGGCAGTGCAGTCGATTGGTGGACATTTGGGGTCTTTCTCTACGAGCTTCTCTACGGGAGGACACCCTTCAAAGGAGCAGGCAACCAGGAGACATTAGCAAATGCTGTTGCCCAGAACCTGAAGTTCCCGGAAAATCCAAATATTAGCTCCCATGCGAGAGACCTGATCAGAGGGCTGCTGTCAAAGGAACCTGAGAACCGGTTGGGGTATGACCGTGGGGCGGCAGAGATCAAGAGCCATCCATTTTTCGAAGGTTTGAATTGGGCATTGATCCGGTGCTCCACTCCTCCCGAGATGTCGAAGGCCACCCAAGTCGCCCTTCCTACTGTGGCCTTGCAGAAGAAGGGTAAACAGAAGTCTATGGAGTTGAAGGCAACAGGAGAGCCTTCGGAATTCGAACTCTTCTAG